DNA from Toxoplasma gondii ME49 chromosome X, whole genome shotgun sequence:
TAGCCTTCAACGTCTATAGATGACGGGTGGGACTACAAGACACTGTTTCTGTTTAGTGTCTTTTCTGCCAGGACAGTTCTTGTCACTCGTAGTCGAGGTCCCCGGAAGACATGTATGAGGACCGTTGCTGGccgctgtcgtcttcttccagaCTCTTCAGCAGTGCCTGAGCGACGCGAAACAGACCCCAAACCGAACATCGAGCCACCAtcctttctgctgctctcttgCTTCCCTGCGCGTTTACCGTTTAGCGAGGAAACCGTCAACGTTACTAGACAATGTGCTTGCACAGCTCCAGAGCGATAGACACAGATTTGCGTatggagacacagacacagctGTAGATAgacaaaaagacagagacaaacagatacagagacagaaagggatacatagatagacacagagaggaggagagatgAAGTGAGAGATAAATCAATACATACAGATACCCACGTGTGACTCAGTTGATTCGTGCAAACATATCCATGTATAGAGTGTGTGTGGTCGATAACTGTAGACTCCTGAGCCTCACCTTTTCAAGAATAAATTTTCCTTCTTTGTACTTTTGAGTCGCGTCGGAGGCACACTCGTAGCGCCATCCGACGTTCGTTCCGCAGTCATTGCAATACACATCTGCAATAGTATGTTTTCCTGAAAAAAAGGTGAAACAACGGCAAGGAGCCTGACATAAATGGTGTGTTTTTGCCGATGTTGAAACAACGCAACCGAGAAGGAACCGCGAACCATCCAGACTCCCGAAAACAAAAGACGACCCTGAAACAAGAAACACACTGCACCCACAATCCACTCTTATGTCCAGCCACCATGCCTACAAAAAAATatatgcctatatatatatatatagagagagagagagagagagggagaaccgCATGCGTATTCacgaaagaagcagacacaTGTGCTGAGCGGGAAGCATGAAGATACACGTAAGCATATGTGTGAACATGCTCGCATACGCATTCTATTATTACGCATGTATCTAAACAGTaacaaggagagagatcATGACGCAacgacagacacacagacacgtccacatgtatgtgtatagaAGTGCATACGTGATGACTGGAGATATACCCATAAATCCACATAAGATATGGAAAAGAAGTGATATGCACATAGAGACAACATGCACACTGGTACAGAGCTGTAGACATTTGTGTGAGGAAGTTGGTATACGGCAGCCTGAGAAACAAAGCCACAGACTTCAGTCTCTCCGAATGAAATCAGAAAGTCTATCAGACACCTTGCGCGTACCCGTGGTCATGTTGCGGTCTTCCAAGGCGCCCTCCGATACATTGACGACTCTGGACggcaggaggaggagaaatAATTTAAAATAAAAAAGACAGGAGAACGCGGAGACGGAATTGCTCAGCACGAAGCGACATCGAGCACCGCAAGGACAACACAGGCAAATTCACTTCCGAAAAACTGAAACCATCCTCCCAAACCCTGTAGAACCTTTCGATCGACAGCAGCGAACGAAGCGGGGAACCACGGCAGCATAtttcatatacatacatgcatatacacatgcgTGTATATGGTTCtgtatttatacatataatTGAGATATGAAAAGGGTTTGAtaagaaaacgcagaggacggagaaaaaggaaacaagaCGCACTTGCCGAAAAGCCATGCAGCACCCGTGCGACCTCGAAAGGACTTGCTGATGAGCTCGCTGTGAACCGTCAGGTGGGTGTTGCATTGGATacagctgcagaaagagaatGAAAAGGCACAAAAAGTTGCTCTTGGTTTCCAGTTGCTTTTTTCCATCACTCGAGCACTGGCTTACTTCCGAAAAGAAGAGCTTTCGCCACAAAAACCACAAAACACTACTGTCACTCTCCTCCGGTTCacctgcttgtctctctgtcgacatACCTACACTTCCGTCTGCCTTTCTACCTCCATTTTCTGCATTCCTCCGCGtatcccttcttctctgtctatctatcgCGCTCTATCTGTCTATTTATCTATCTCGGTCTATCTAcacatctatctatctccGTTTgtatctctgcatgcgtttctctaCACGAATGTGTATCTTCTTTGCCGATGACTCATACATAAGCAGACGGCTAGAGACGTCTGCTGCCGGATGAGAGCACAGATTCCGCGGCTGAGGTTTCGTTGGTGAGTACTTCGTTCTTTTTAAATGGCGCAGAGATCTCGCAGGTTCGGTTGTACGTCCTGCTAGTCTGCCCCCTCGAGAGTTGATCACAAGACGCTTGGTAAATGACATGTGACGAGTAGAACCTCCTTTCACGGCGACGACCGAGACGGATGATCCTACCTGAACTCCGTCTAAAACAGAGGCAGCAGTTGGCCGTTGAGGTATTCCCCAaggcaagaaaaagagaagtgAAGCAAGTCAAACAAGACAGATGCTTATCTGGAGTGTTAACGGCCGACAGGAATACGAGTGCGCATCGCGTAGCTCACTAAACAGCAGAGATCAAACGGACTCATTTTCTGAAACTCTCTCTTCAGTGCACAagcggagacacgagaaagaaacagacaaaagTTGCAGACCTACAGGTAGACCTTTCTGCCGGTGAGCTGGTGGCGAAAGTCTCTCCCcattttcgcttccttctcgagTGTTCTGTCGAGAACGCGCgtctcgtctcgcttctgctccGCGACccgctctcttcgccttcttcgcctgccgggagagttccttctcttcagaagGAACCGGGGAGTCTTTTCAGCTGCAgagtctctccagagagaacCAAGAGAGACCGAATGCAGAAAGTTCCAGCTCTTGAGATTCAGGAGCAACGCTCCATAAAAACACCCAAATGTCTGGCCACAGACCCTCGCGTACACGAAAACGTATGCAGACTCCGAGACTCCACCCTCACGCGTGGAAGAGTGTACCTGCGCATGTGTGGGCAGAAACTTTTCGCGGTCGATGTATCTCTTTTTGCTAGCAGATCGATatgagagtggagagaagaggagaatgCAGGTGAAGCAGGTGACGGAAAGGCAAGGTAAACGCGACAGTGAACGTGTAATCGAGATGCGAGATCTGTTGAAGCAGGtccgaggaaaagagaggttctaagcaaagagaggagaagtgAGAGACAACAGCCTTgtcctggagagaaaaagttgAAGGACTCCTGCGCTGGATGAGATTCTGGGCGTTGTCTTTCAGCACAGTCCGGAGGAGTGGCGGTGTCCAGCAGTCACAGCTGCAGACAGCTGAGAGCGGTGGACTTCGCTATCTCT
Protein-coding regions in this window:
- a CDS encoding zinc binding protein, putative (encoded by transcript TGME49_226640), translated to MGRDFRHQLTGRKVYLCIQCNTHLTVHSELISKSFRGRTGAAWLFGKVVNVSEGALEDRNMTTGKHTIADVYCNDCGTNVGWRYECASDATQKYKEGKFILEKALLKSLEEDDSGQQRSSYMSSGDLDYE